TAAACCCCAAGGGGTTGGCTTAAGGAAAACCCCCCAGAATCAAGTCCTTAAAACAGCCTGGGAATTTTGCAGTGGAGGTTTGGTCTTTTCCCTGGATTAAGAGAGCAGAACTCACAGCTGGGGTCCCTTCTCATCCACCCCTCCGAAGAGCAGAGCGACACCGAACGGGCGGGactgcaggacagagcagggaatgggtcagacaggggggacaggggggttccccaatccccccaatccccccagtcCCACCATGGCTCCTGGGTCAGCATCTTCCTCCCCAAACTGCAGGGCCAGGTTAGACACAGCCTGTGTCACACTCTCCACTGTCATGGTCTCGTTGTAGGTGAACCAGTGATTCTGCAggaaaatccaaataaaaattcCCATTAGCCCCATGTGCCCAAAATATGGGAATTTTATATCCttgtgtcccccccccccccgcatGGCTGAGGTGGGGGACACAAGGATAACTTCCCTGTGgaacccagggcacagccagtTAACCCATGGAAGCATCAGGGAGAGTGGGATGTACAAAACTCCACAGAAAATTGGATACCAAGGCTTGGGATGCCAATAGGGGAATGCAAGGCTGAAGGGATTTATCCCAATATCTGCTGTGGAAGGAATGTGTTACAGCTCTCCAGAGGGTGGAAAAGTGCTGATATGCAGgagaaaatcccaggaaaatccttTGCAGCAGAACAGATTTGTACCAGGGACCTCCAAGCACCTGAGGCATCCAGGAAATTTAAGgggataaaaagaaaaccaatatATCCAATATTTTGCCAGAACACTCAGACAGCCCCTACACTCCCAACAAGCCTCCAGCTTCCCACCAGCTTCTTTGATGGAATGATCTTCCCTTTCCCAAGACTTTCAAGGAGTTCCTGGGATTTGTGCTGCTAATTTAAGAAGAGCGATGCCAGATCTTACCTGAGTCTCCACTCTGGCCTTGTCAATTAAAGTCTTTGCATCAGCTATTAGGCCACTCATGGCACACCCTGCAAGGGAAAGGGCAACCAGGAGTCATTCCTGAGTTATTCCATCCATTATTTGGGATGTGTTTTCTCCCACAATGCCCAAAAACACCAAGGGCTACAGGGAGGAGCTGGTCCCTGAGTGAGAAGGTGGGGAAGGGATTTGTCCCCCTGAGCtaggcactgctgaggccacacctgggAACAGTTCTGGGTTTCTCACAAGAAGGACaatgaggagctggagcatgtccagagaagggaacagagctggggaaggggctgcagcatcaggaaggggctgagggagctgggaaggggctcagcctggagaaaacgaggctcaggggggaccttgtggctctgcacaactcctgacaggaggggacagctggggggggtcaggctctgctcccaggacaAGATAGAACAGCCccaagctgcaccagggcagGTTCAGGTCAGatattccattattttttccatggaaagcatggtcaggccctggcacaggctgccctgtgAACactgctggagtccccatccctggaagggttcaaAAAGTGaggatgtggcactttgggacatggatcagtggtggccttgggaTGGTTGGACTCCTCCAGATCTTAGAGTGCTTTTCAGCCTCCAGGACTCCATGGAATTGAACCAGGTTTGCTCCAGAACAACCTGCTGGGAAGggccctggctgccccacaggcagcagaggctgcaggaatcccagcacagatcccactCTGGGAGGAGGGGATTGCTTCACAAGCTCCTGGGAGGAGGAAATTGGACTCTTGCCCATGGAGCAAGCAACACAGGAATTTTGGAGGTTTCCTGCCCTTCAGGGTGACATATTTGGTCATGAGCCCATTGTGGGCTGCTCGGGGCAAGGGTGGCATCAGTGatcctggagaaactggctCCAGCCAGGCCCACCACaattccctgccctcccagagCTACATTTGGGATGAACTTTCACAAGGGAGGTTACTGAGGCAGGGGGATGGAGCTTCAGCTGCCTCTTTCTGCTTCCTggagctccctcctgctgccttggAGCCTGCAAAACCAGTGACCAGGAGCTGGTGTGCACTGGGAGGGATGAGCCttcctggcagggagggctcacCCCAACACACAACTCCCCAGATTGCCAGGGGATGGACTCTTCTCATAAATAATTCACAATTTTAGGGGTGATCTGATGCAGAGGGATGCATCCCTCCTCCATACCAATGTGGGAGTCGATCTCCACAATCTTCTCAATGCTGCTGGGCTCCATCAGGGGGGATGTGATCCTCTTCTCCACAGCCAGGCAAACTCCCTCTGAGGTCTGGATCCCAATGGCTGTGGAGCCAAGCTgcaaaacaccaccacaggcTCCAGCTCACACACATCTCACTGCTAACTCTGACTTATTTGcaggtgttttggtttggattcAATTGTGTCACCCACACACAAACCCACTCTGGCCTGGCATGGTGGATTTTAAAGCTTATGGGGAGGGTGAAATCCATGGGATTCCCATGAGAAGCCAGTGGGTCccagaaggtcccccctgagcctccttttctccaggctgagccccttccccagtTGCAAATCCTTCAAGCAACAGCAGTTTGTGGAGCCTGTTGAGTGTAAAAGGCCCTGGGAATTCTCCTCTgccagagggaaaagagaattttaaactcTTTTAAACCTTTAAGGGTGAGAGAATTTCCCACATCAGTAcaaatccctctgcagctctggcttgGGCACGTGGCTTTCCATAAGCTCCTGTTCTCCCCAGAATCCCAGGTAGCAATTCCACCCCAGGACTGCAGGACACCTCAGTGTCACCAGGGCCACAAGCACAGGGACAGATCCCAGGGGCTCCTGGCAGCCCTTGTCTGGATCCTGCTGTGGTCCCACCTTGATCCCATCAGGCCCTGCCTGGATCCCAGTGGGCCTCAACTGCACCAACTTTCACCTTGATCCCACAAATCCCTGCCTTGATCCCAACAGCCCCTACTTTGATCCCACCTTGGGCACACCAACAGCTGCCTGGATCCCACTTTcatcccaccagccctgccttgaTCCCACCATGATCCTACCAATGCTTTTCTGGATCCCACCAGCCCTTACTTCCATCTTATTTAATCCCACCAACCTCCACACTGGTCCTACCTTAACTCCACCTTGATCCCACCAACTCCTAAACTCAGTCCAGCCTTGATCCCATCAACAATTACCTTCATCCCACCTGGATCCCACCATGATCCTACTGATGCTTTTGGGATCTTACCAGCCCCTAATCTGCATTTTACCAGCCCCTAATCTGCATCCCACCAGCCCTTACCTCAATCCTATTTAATCCCACCAACTCCCACAGTGGACCTACCTTAACCCCACCAACTCCTAAAGTCAACTCAGCCTTGATTTTACCAACGATTACCTCCATCCCAGCAACAATTACCTTcatcccaccagccctgcctggatcCCACCATGATCCTACCAATGCTTTTTGGATCTTACCAGCCCCTAATCAGGATTTTACCAACCCCTAATCTGGATTTTACCAACCCCTAATCTGGATCCCACCAGCCTTTACCTCAATCCAATTTAATCCCACCAACCTCCACACTGGTCCTACCTTCATCCCACCAGCTCCTAAACTCAATCCAGTCTTGATCCCACCAACAATTACGTTGATCCCACCTTGATCCTACCAATGCTTTTTGGATTTTACCAGCCCCTAATCTGGATCCTATTTAATCCCACCAACCTCCACACTGGTCCTACTTTAACCCCACCCTGATCCCACCATCTCTTAAACTCGACCCAGCCTTGATCCCACCAGCAATTACCTTCATCCCACCATGATCCTTTTTGGATCTTACCAGCCCCTAATCTGGATCCCACCAGCCCTTACCTCAATCCTATTTAATTCCACCAAACACCACACTAGTCCTACCTTGATCCCATCAACTCCTAAACTCAATCCAGTCCTGATCCCACCAACAATTACCTTCATCCCACCTTGATCCCAACAGCCCTGCCTTGATCCTACCAATGCTTTTTGGATCTTACCAGCCCCTAATCTGGATCCTATTTAATCCCACCAAATCCCACCAACTCCTAAACTCAATCCAGCCTTGATCCCATCAACAATGACCTTCATCCCACCATGATCCTACCAATGCTTTTTGGGTCTTACCAACCCCTAATCTGCATTTTACCAGCCCCTAATCTGCATCCCTCCAGCCCTTACCTCAATCATATTTAATCCCACCAAACACCACAGTGGTCCTGCCTTAACCCCAACAGCTCCCCAACCTCCTAACTTGATCCCATTAACTATTACCTGCACTTCCACCTCCCACCAGCCTTGATCCCACTAACAATTACCTCCATCCCACCTTGATCCCACCAATGCTTTTTGGATCTTACCAACCCCCAATCCGGATCCTATTTAATCCCACCAAACACCACACTAGTCCTACCTTGACCCCACCAACTCCTAAACTCAACCCAGCCCTAATCCCACTAACAATTACCTTCATCCCACCTTGATCCCACCATGATCCTACCAATGTTTTTCTGGATATTACCAGCCCCTAATCTGGATCCCACCAGCCCTTACCTCAATCCTGTTCAATCCCACCAACTCCTACACTGGTCCTACCTTAACCACACCTTGATCCCACCAACAATTACCTTCATCCCACCTTGATCCTACCAATGCTTTTTGGGTCTTACCAACCCCTAATCTGGATCTTACCAGCCCCTAATCTGGATCCTATTTAATCCCAGCCCCTAATCTGGATCCTATTTAATCCCACATTGGTCCCACCCTGATCCCACCAACTCCTGACCTCCACCCCACCTTgatcccagcagccctgcctggatcccagcattcccagcactcccagctctcacACCGGGAATTTCCTGGCAGAACTGTCTCAGCTGCACAGTGGAATGCT
The genomic region above belongs to Molothrus ater isolate BHLD 08-10-18 breed brown headed cowbird chromosome 25, BPBGC_Mater_1.1, whole genome shotgun sequence and contains:
- the PSMA5 gene encoding proteasome subunit alpha type-5 — encoded protein: MFLTRSEYDRGVNTFSPEGRLFQVEYAIEAIKLGSTAIGIQTSEGVCLAVEKRITSPLMEPSSIEKIVEIDSHIGCAMSGLIADAKTLIDKARVETQNHWFTYNETMTVESVTQAVSNLALQFGEEDADPGAMSRPFGVALLFGGVDEKGPQLFHMDPSGTFVQCDARAIGSASEGAQSSLQEVYHKSMTLKEAIKSSLVILKQVMEEKLNATNIELATVEPGMKFHMYTKEELEEVIKDI